From Treponema sp. OMZ 787:
AGCCAAATCGGTCGCAGTATCACAGGCGTGGAGACTTATAACCATATCCGGATCCTTATCAAAGCTGAATCGGCCTATATCTCCGACTTTAAAAATAAGATTTTTAAAGCCGCATTCACGGCTTAAATTATTACAAAAATCTATAACATCCTCTTTTAGATCCAAGCCGTATATCTTAACCGGCAAGCTTTCAATTTCAGTCAAATAGTAGTAAAGAGCAAAACTTAAATAAGCCTTTCCGCAGCCGAAATCTACAATCTGCAGCTCTTTCTTTTCTTTTAAAATATCTTTTAATTCGGGCAAAACCGATTTTATAAATTCCAAATACTTATTTATCTGGCGGAATTTATGATATTTGCTTTGAATTATTTTTCCTTCATCCGTAAAAAAGTTAAGCTTTTTTAAAAAAATAGGCATTTCTGAAGTACTTAGAATATACTCTTTTTGCTTGTCATGCTCAAAAATTTCATTTGATGATACATCTGCTTTATTTGTATGATTTTCTTTTTTTATAGCTTTTGTTTTAAAATGAATAGCTCCTTTACTGTTTTGAAAAAAAATAAGCTGATTATTTGAAGAATTAAATTCTGCAATCTTAAATTCAAAAAAAAGACCTTCAAGTTCTTTTTGTAAGTTTTGAGGTAAAAGGTTTTTATGAAAAACCTTTGTTCCTTCAAAACTTTCAAGCTGATATTGTTCTTGTTTTTTTAAAAAGATTTTTCTTAATTTTACCTTTTGTATCGGTGAATCTTTTTTTACCGGTTTTGAAAAAAAACCTGAAATAATATTGTTCTCAATACAAAGTGCTGATGCTTTTTCTGTTGATACTATGTTCATAAAATGCTCCGTCAGTATCTTATCATAAAGCCCCATCTGATACAAGACAGCAAAATGTTTCACG
This genomic window contains:
- a CDS encoding SAM-dependent methyltransferase, giving the protein MKHFAVLYQMGLYDKILTEHFMNIVSTEKASALCIENNIISGFFSKPVKKDSPIQKVKLRKIFLKKQEQYQLESFEGTKVFHKNLLPQNLQKELEGLFFEFKIAEFNSSNNQLIFFQNSKGAIHFKTKAIKKENHTNKADVSSNEIFEHDKQKEYILSTSEMPIFLKKLNFFTDEGKIIQSKYHKFRQINKYLEFIKSVLPELKDILKEKKELQIVDFGCGKAYLSFALYYYLTEIESLPVKIYGLDLKEDVIDFCNNLSRECGFKNLIFKVGDIGRFSFDKDPDMVISLHACDTATDLAIAKAVKSKTKIIFAVPCCQHELNTQIRKNRDKVIKSFSPMFDYGIITEKFASLMTDTIRGKLLESEGYRVSVEEFIETEHTPKNILIKAVKVDDEAKNKAILIQKAKEEFREIKQAFLIEPCLEKLLNEN